In Toxotes jaculatrix isolate fToxJac2 chromosome 12, fToxJac2.pri, whole genome shotgun sequence, the following are encoded in one genomic region:
- the spag7 gene encoding sperm-associated antigen 7 homolog gives MADLLGSILNSMEKPPTVGDQESRRKAREQAARLKKMEEEEKRKKAEFRKKMEKEVSDFIQDSSQQKRKYNPMGKIERSILHDVAEVAGLTSFSFGEDEESRYVMLFKKEFAPSDEELEAYRKGEEWDPQLAEQRKRLKEQAALEIEASSQTKKSEVPNSNYRDKYSHLIGTSAAKDAAHTLEANRAYGCVPVANKRDTRSIEEAMNEIRAKKRQKREDDTGAHSSSS, from the exons ATGGCGGACCTCCTAGGTTCAATCTTAAACTCGATGGAAAAGCCTCCAACTGTCGGCGACCAGGAGAGCCGACGAAAGGCTCGAG AGCAAGCAGCAAGACTCaagaagatggaggaagaggagaaaagaaagaaagcagagttCAGGAAAAAG ATGGAGAAAGAGGTGTCGGATTTCATCCAAGACAGTTCGCAGCAGAAACGAAAATACAACCCTATGGGGAAGATCGAGAGGAGTATATT GCACGATGTCGCAGAAGTGGCTGGTCTGACTTCTTTTTCCTTCGGGGAGGACGAGGAGAGCCGTTATGTAATGCTTTTCAAGAAG GAGTTTGCGCCATCAGATGAGGAGCTGGAAGCCTATCGCAAAGGAGAGGAGTGGGATCCCCAGCTGGCCGAGCAACGGAAAAGACTAAAG GAACAGGCTGCATTGGAAATAGAAGCATCCAGTCAGACAAAGAAGTCAGAAGTTCCCAACTCCAACTACAGAGATAAATACAGTCACCTGATTGGCACCTCAGCTGCTAAAGATGCTGCGCATACACTGGAGGCCAACAGGGCTTATGGCTGTG TGCCGGTGGCCAACAAGAGGGACACTCGCTCCATAGAGGAAGCCATGAATGAAATCCGAGCGAAGAAACGGCAGAAGCGAGAGGACGACACAGgggcacacagcagcagttctTGA